Proteins encoded by one window of Panicum virgatum strain AP13 chromosome 7N, P.virgatum_v5, whole genome shotgun sequence:
- the LOC120680559 gene encoding protein PSK SIMULATOR 1-like isoform X1 yields the protein MDCNSCYVLKSRRFVGIADASFEDAADGISEFGDRLSAAHKQKVKGVEETMEIAEKHELAWDSNRFSFKDDDDFLLPGNSKLDATTSGETALSAKMGLSEPRIDGSRSVGTSKAPRLSSVFGTASMAGFGKAVDILDTLGSLVTTFSPDGGFISRSKNKGCKISILAFEVANTILKGASIMQSLSEDTVTYFKQVVLPSEGVQSLVSSDMSELMRIAANDKREELKIFSQEVVRFGNRCKDTQWHNLDRYFVKLESESAPQKQLKETAIAEMQKLMTLVQRTTVSTVLFSEDLYHELHALDRFEQEYNSKLKGKDTERFEKGDNIQIVRLELKTQRSYVKSLKKRSLWSKTLEEVVEKLVEIVHYLHIEINSNFGSYDEFALSAESTVSCQRLGPAGLALHYANIIIQIYSIVSRSGYVPSNTREALYQGLPPRVKSALPHRLKTSSVPQKLTIDDIRARMDKTLNWLVPMAVNTTCARGFLRFSEWAKSGTDRVGRRPCQADPIETLYHADKARTEDHILDLVVWLHHLVNQSNRLAMQKTTDLPLHLTKSCTLEL from the exons ATGGACTGCAACAGCTGCTACG TTCTGAAATCAAGAAGGTTCGTCGGTATAGCCGATGCCAGCTTCGAGGATGCTGCAGATGGCATCAGCGAATTTGGTGACAGGCTGAGTGCTGCACACAAGCAGAAGGTTAAGGGTGTTGAAGAAACCATGGAGATTGCAGAGAAACATGAGTTGGCTTGGGATTCTAATCGGTTCTCAttcaaggatgatgatgatttcCTTCTTCCCGGGAACAGTAAGTTGGACGCCACGACATCAGGGGAGACAGCTCTATCTGCCAAAATGGGGTTGTCTGAACCGAGGATAGACGGGTCTAGAAGCGTTGGAACAAGCAAG GCTCCTAGACTGAGCTCTGTGTTTGGGACAGCCAGTATGGCTGGATTTGGCAAAGCAGTTGACATTTTAGACACATTAGGATCCCTGGTGACGACCTTCAGCCCAGATGGTGGCTTCATTTCTAGATCAAAGAACAAAGGGTGCAAGATATCAATTCTTGCTTTTGAGGTTGCCAACACAATACTTAAAGGTGCCAGTATTATGCAATCTCTCTCGGAAGACACTGTTACGTACTTCAAACAAGTAGTGCTTCCTTCTGAAGGTGTGCAGAGTTTGGTATCCAGTGACATGAGTGAGTTGATGCGAATTGCAGCTAATGACAAAAG GGAAGAGCTGAAAATATTTTCCCAAGAGGTTGTCAGGTTTGGCAACCGTTGCAAAGATACCCAGTGGCATAACCTGGACCGCTATTTTGTCAA ATTAGAATCCGAAAGTGCACCCCAGAAGCAACTGAAAGAAACAGCCATAGCAGAGATGCAAAAGTTGATGACTCTTGTTCAACGTACAACTGTGAGCACTGTGTTGTTCTCTGAA GATTTGTACCATGAGCTTCATGCATTAGATAGATTTGAGCAAGAATACAACTCTAAGTTAAAGGGAAAGGATACCGAGAGATTTGAAAAAG GAGATAATATTCAAATTGTGAGACTGGAGTTGAAGACGCAAAGGAGTTACGTGAAGAGCTTGAAGAAAAGATCTCTCTGGTCCAAGACATTGGAAGAA GTGGTCGAGAAGCTTGTAGAAATCGTGCACTACTTACATATTGAGATCAACAGTAATTTTGGATCTTATG ATGAATTTGCTTTGAGTGCTGAATCAACTGTGAGCTGTCAAAGGCTAGGACCTGCTGGACTGGCTTTACATTATGCAAACATTATCATTCAGATATATAGCATT GTTTCTCGATCAGGATATGTACCATCAAACACAAGAGAGGCCCTCTACCAGGGGCTGCCACCAAGGGTCAAATCGGCTCTACCACATAGATTAAAAACTTCCTCAGTGCCTCAAAAG CTCACCATTGATGATATAAGGGCTCGAATGGACAAAACATTGAATTGGCTTGTTCCTATGGCCGTCAATACCACCTG TGCCCGAGGCTTCTTGAGGTTTAGCGAATGGGCTAAATCGGG GACTGACAGGGTTGGGAGACGACCATGTCAAGCAGATCCAATCGAGACACTCTACCATGCCGACAAGGCAAGGACCGAGGATCACATCCTGGATTTAGTCGTTTGGCTTCACCACCTTGTCAACCAGAGTAACCGGCTAGCAATGCAAAAGACCACTGACCTGCCTTTACATCTAACCAAAA GTTGTACACTGGAGCTGTAG
- the LOC120680559 gene encoding protein PSK SIMULATOR 1-like isoform X2: MDCNSCYVLKSRRFVGIADASFEDAADGISEFGDRLSAAHKQKVKGVEETMEIAEKHELAWDSNRFSFKDDDDFLLPGNSKLDATTSGETALSAKMGLSEPRIDGSRSVGTSKAPRLSSVFGTASMAGFGKAVDILDTLGSLVTTFSPDGGFISRSKNKGCKISILAFEVANTILKGASIMQSLSEDTVTYFKQVVLPSEGVQSLVSSDMSELMRIAANDKREELKIFSQEVVRFGNRCKDTQWHNLDRYFVKLESESAPQKQLKETAIAEMQKLMTLVQRTTDLYHELHALDRFEQEYNSKLKGKDTERFEKGDNIQIVRLELKTQRSYVKSLKKRSLWSKTLEEVVEKLVEIVHYLHIEINSNFGSYDEFALSAESTVSCQRLGPAGLALHYANIIIQIYSIVSRSGYVPSNTREALYQGLPPRVKSALPHRLKTSSVPQKLTIDDIRARMDKTLNWLVPMAVNTTCARGFLRFSEWAKSGTDRVGRRPCQADPIETLYHADKARTEDHILDLVVWLHHLVNQSNRLAMQKTTDLPLHLTKSCTLEL, from the exons ATGGACTGCAACAGCTGCTACG TTCTGAAATCAAGAAGGTTCGTCGGTATAGCCGATGCCAGCTTCGAGGATGCTGCAGATGGCATCAGCGAATTTGGTGACAGGCTGAGTGCTGCACACAAGCAGAAGGTTAAGGGTGTTGAAGAAACCATGGAGATTGCAGAGAAACATGAGTTGGCTTGGGATTCTAATCGGTTCTCAttcaaggatgatgatgatttcCTTCTTCCCGGGAACAGTAAGTTGGACGCCACGACATCAGGGGAGACAGCTCTATCTGCCAAAATGGGGTTGTCTGAACCGAGGATAGACGGGTCTAGAAGCGTTGGAACAAGCAAG GCTCCTAGACTGAGCTCTGTGTTTGGGACAGCCAGTATGGCTGGATTTGGCAAAGCAGTTGACATTTTAGACACATTAGGATCCCTGGTGACGACCTTCAGCCCAGATGGTGGCTTCATTTCTAGATCAAAGAACAAAGGGTGCAAGATATCAATTCTTGCTTTTGAGGTTGCCAACACAATACTTAAAGGTGCCAGTATTATGCAATCTCTCTCGGAAGACACTGTTACGTACTTCAAACAAGTAGTGCTTCCTTCTGAAGGTGTGCAGAGTTTGGTATCCAGTGACATGAGTGAGTTGATGCGAATTGCAGCTAATGACAAAAG GGAAGAGCTGAAAATATTTTCCCAAGAGGTTGTCAGGTTTGGCAACCGTTGCAAAGATACCCAGTGGCATAACCTGGACCGCTATTTTGTCAA ATTAGAATCCGAAAGTGCACCCCAGAAGCAACTGAAAGAAACAGCCATAGCAGAGATGCAAAAGTTGATGACTCTTGTTCAACGTACAACT GATTTGTACCATGAGCTTCATGCATTAGATAGATTTGAGCAAGAATACAACTCTAAGTTAAAGGGAAAGGATACCGAGAGATTTGAAAAAG GAGATAATATTCAAATTGTGAGACTGGAGTTGAAGACGCAAAGGAGTTACGTGAAGAGCTTGAAGAAAAGATCTCTCTGGTCCAAGACATTGGAAGAA GTGGTCGAGAAGCTTGTAGAAATCGTGCACTACTTACATATTGAGATCAACAGTAATTTTGGATCTTATG ATGAATTTGCTTTGAGTGCTGAATCAACTGTGAGCTGTCAAAGGCTAGGACCTGCTGGACTGGCTTTACATTATGCAAACATTATCATTCAGATATATAGCATT GTTTCTCGATCAGGATATGTACCATCAAACACAAGAGAGGCCCTCTACCAGGGGCTGCCACCAAGGGTCAAATCGGCTCTACCACATAGATTAAAAACTTCCTCAGTGCCTCAAAAG CTCACCATTGATGATATAAGGGCTCGAATGGACAAAACATTGAATTGGCTTGTTCCTATGGCCGTCAATACCACCTG TGCCCGAGGCTTCTTGAGGTTTAGCGAATGGGCTAAATCGGG GACTGACAGGGTTGGGAGACGACCATGTCAAGCAGATCCAATCGAGACACTCTACCATGCCGACAAGGCAAGGACCGAGGATCACATCCTGGATTTAGTCGTTTGGCTTCACCACCTTGTCAACCAGAGTAACCGGCTAGCAATGCAAAAGACCACTGACCTGCCTTTACATCTAACCAAAA GTTGTACACTGGAGCTGTAG